GTTATATGATGCAACTGAATCAGAGTCAGTGATTACATTTACAAGCACCCTGCCAATGCAATTATAATGAGACTGAGACAATATTGTGATTAAACTTTACTTCATAGAAAcataatacaaacccgattccaaaaaagttgggacactgtacaaattgtgaataaaaaaggaatgcaatgatgtgaaaatttcaaatttcaatattttattcagaatacaacatagatgacatatcaaatgtttaaactgagaaaatgtatcattttaagggaaaaataagttgattttaaatttcatggcatcaacacatctcaaaaaagttgggacaaggccatgtttaccactgtgtggcatcccctcttctttttataacagtctgcaaacgtctggggactgaggagacaagttactcaagtttaggaataggaatgttgtcccattcttgtctaatacaggcttctagttgctcaactgtcttaggtcttctttgtcgcatcttcctctttatgatgcaccaaatgttttctatgggtgaaagatttggactgcaggctggccatttcagtacccggatccttcttctacgcagccatgatgttgtaattgatgcagtatgtggtctggcattgtcatgttggaaaatgcaaggtcttccctgaaagagacgacgtctggataggagcatatgttgttctagaacttggatatacatttcagcattgatggtgcctttccagatgtgtaagctgcccatgccacacgcactcatgcaaccccataccatcagagatgcaggcttctgaactgagcgctgataacaccttgggttgtccttgtcctctttagtccggatgacatggcatcccagttttccaaaaagaacttcaaattttgatttgtctgaccacagaacagttttccactttgccacagtccattttaaatgagccttggcccagagaaaacacctgaacttctggatcatgtttagatatggcttcttttttgacctatagagttttagccggcaacggtgaatggcacggtggattgtgttcaccgacaatgttttctggaagtattcctgagcccatgttgtgatttccattacagtagcattcctgtatgtgatgcagtgccgtctaagggcccgaagatcacgggcatccagtatggttttccggccttgacccttacgcacagagattgttccagattctctgaatctttggatgatattacgCACTGTAGATggtgataacttcaaactctttgcaatttttctctgagaaactcctttctgatattgctccactatttttcgccgcagcattgggggaattggtgatcctctgcccatcttgacttctgagagacactgccactctgagagactctttttatacccaatcatgttgccaattgacctaataagttgcaaattggtcctccagctgttccttatatgtacatttaacttttccggcctcttattgctacctgtcccaacttttttggaatgtgtagctctcatgaaatccaaaatgagccaatatttggcatgacatttcaaaatgtctcactttcaacatttgatatattttattcacaatagaatatagatagcataagtttatgagatttgtaaattattgcattccttttttattcacaatttgtacagtgtcccaacttttttggattTTGTGTGTTTTCGGCTGCAGGGATGAAGTTGACAATGCTGACTCGTTATCTCCGCAGTAGTGGACACACCTATATGTacatttcatatggattacataatctgagaatattttttttagatttgaattggttcatttaaaagtagacatttcaggCTTTCCATAGATAtttttctcatgtctgtgaggcaggTATAGGCTGAGTTTCAGTTAGTTTTTGTGACACGCTCAAGTTTcaagtttgttttctttattttacaaaagcacaacattttgttgttattgtaattTACAGTTACAGTTAGCATTTTCAGTTTCGAATGTTGGATTATTCTAATCTGTATGACCGAaaatgagtattttaagttgaatGCAAGTGATCATACcagcgcctccatgtcatgcagtaagcgcgctctccacacaaacacttggacATGTGCCAAATAATTGCGCACATTTATCTAGTTTAATGTGAGCGCacttgtaaagttgctactaggtcgatgaatgatgaatgataggcgaatgtttggatttcctgcagTCAACGATCTGTGTCAGACTGCATGAtttcgccacttcctgtggagttttttgtttattattattttttctgtgaATAACCAACTAATACCAATTTTCGtcaactaagcctcttctcgtcAACTAACGGTTAGAATAAAATCTGTTCCTCACATTAAACTATTATTAACTTAAGACTTGGACTGCCTTTAtgatactttatttttaatttgcttttatttaaattcatttaaacttTTCTACCACATTTGAGGTGTATTACTgattatacatactcattgaaaGCCTCATTCTGTGTCAGTCTCATTATGTCAATAAAGTTAAAAACCTTTACCCTAGCCTCCTTGAGCATTACACCTCACATGACCTTATACACTGAACTCTAGATCATTTCCGTTCTGCATTTAAAAGAAGCATCACAGCCaatacaaacaaacatgcaacTGAAGATCACAGATGATTGAGCACAATTAAGTTACATTTTCtcatcaattttgatttcactgTATTAAGTAAGGTGACTTTTctcacatttataattttactgtGCTAATTTGAACCTGGCTGCTACATATAACCACATGACCAAAATAGTGCCTTTTAATAAGTCctttttttatgcaaatgaaTTGGAATTAACCCACAGGATATCACGTGCTCTTTTACTGTGACATACTTTGCCACATATTGGCCTCACCTACTAAAACAGAGTCTCAAATAGCAGAGGACTACAGAGTagagaaacacacagacacacatcatTTCCATGACCAAGTGAACAAAAAATGTCTCAGCCTATTTATAgcaatataaacactgatggaACACGGGAGATGGAGAGGGTCAAGACAAACCAAACAGGTACAAATACAACACGAAcaacacacaatttttttttttttttttttttttaatttatttattttttaaatatcttgatATCTGTCATCTTCAGGAAGTGATAGTGTGAAGATCAGAAGCTCCAGAGCAGCTCTAGTGTGTTTGGTGCTGCTGTGTGTTCTTCTGCTGACTGCAGTCATAGTGCTGTGTGTCCGCATCCATACAAACAGCACAAACTACACAGAAGAGACACACCAGTTACTAACTACAATTACCAACCTGACAGAGGAGAGAGACCAGCTAATAACCAAGATCAACAACCACACAGAAGAAAGAGTCCAGCTACTAACCAAGATTACTAACCTGACAGAAGAGAGAGACCAACTACTAAACAAGGACATAACCTTGACAAATGAAAGGGATGGATTAACCAAAAACAATTACCAGACTAAACAAAGAGACCAGTTCAATCAGGAGAGAAACGAACTGTGGAAGATGCTCAATGAAATGGGTAACGTTAAATTATAGTACAATTACTCACACAAGTGTTTACTGGGGTCATTCCATAAACTTGCAGTGTATTTATATACAGCTTGTTATATATACCACAACATAATCAACAACCCCCACACAAATAGTTTTTGAGTGCACACTATCATAAACACATTTCATAATGCAGTACAGGTGGAAAAAAAGTGCTAGTAGATGATCTGGTTGTGTTTACAGATGGATTTATTTATCAGTCCAGTTTTTACTATATGTCTGCTGAAAAGAAGAGCTGGACTGATAGCAGAAGACACTGTACAGAGAGAGGAGCAGATCTGATCACCATAAACAACAGAGAGGAACAAGTGAGTGAAATACAGATTGGGCACCAAAGGTACACAGTATGTATGTctacccataagactttcgttcttcttcagattaaagatatttttaatgaaatctaaaaGATTTTTGTCCCTACATTGAAAGTcaattcacccaaaactctgacGTTTCAAAATGTTCATTAGACATACATAGAGCTCAACTGTTCTTGCTTGATGCAACAAAGCTTGAGAACAAAGTTGCTCTATGtttgttcactgatcaatgtttatatttgaataaaaccCTAAATTAACTCTTTaaatcatataaagcaatcatttctcttcagaacacttgggttaaaccgctcaattcatatggattacttttacagcCTCTATGAACTTTGAAGCGTTAGAGTTTTGGATGAATAAACTTTTAGTGGAAGGAAGTGgtatttttaagtgaactaacTTTATGTTGCTTACTGATTCATTCTACTAGGAGTTTGTTAAAACGATTTCTGGTAACACTGGAGTCTGGATTGGTCTGACTGACAGTGATGTGGAGGGCAGATGGAAATGGGTTGATGGCTCCAACATGACCTCTGGGTGAGAAATCACTGAACTGAATGGATTATTATCTAATAAACTGATTGATATCTAATAAACGATTCTCACAGTCAGTATCATATCACACAGAAAGCAGCACTGAACATCTAATGCTGATCTGTTGATGCAGGTTGTGGATGTTTGGAGAACCAAATGGATATGGAAAAGAGAACTGTGTTGTGTTATATCCATCAGGGTGGTATGATTATCCATGTAATGATGCTTTTAAATGTATCtgtgtgaaaaatattttttttaaaaaaaggagcaattaaattaaatatattttacatccGTAACTACAATATGTGAAATGTGTTGTATAACTGAGTCAAGTTTCTTAATATTCTCACCATAGTTTTAAATAATGGCAGTAACTACTGTATAGTGACAGTGAGTAAAGCATATATAAAACATGACAACATCTTAtcacaataaatacaacattatttacattttgcatttaatcatttagcagacgcttttatccaaaaggacttacaaatgaggagagCAATAGAAGCAATCAAGCCAACAATAGGGGCAACAATATGCAAGTGCTGTGACTAGTCCCATTTAGTACACATagcggttttgttttgtttttttaatagataTATAGAATAAGTGTTATTAATAGGTCAAGTGTTGACAAAAAAAGATGCATCTTCAGCCATGTCTTTAAAATGACTAAAGActaggttgttttttttttttttgtaagtgaagtgacatgtgaagTGACATGTGGCCAAATATGGtgacccatactcagaatttgtgctttgcatttaacccatccaagtgcacacacacacacacaccgtgaacacacacacccgaagcagtgggcagccaatgCCGCGGCGCCCGGGGAGCAGTTGGGGGTATGGGCTTTGCTCAAGGGTCTCACCTCAGTCGTGGTATTGAGGGTGGAGAGAGCGCTGGACATTCACTCCCCTCACCGACAATCCCTGCCGGACCCGAGACTCGAACTCAtgacctttgggttacaagtccgacttgggttacaagtccgacaagtccgactctctatcCATTAAGCCACGACTGCCCCCTAAACGTGGCACAGTGTGATGGAGAGttcgcaaagaaacttttgttaaAAGACGAAGCAGCCaactgtattggatctgacagcagctggatcacaaactgtaaataaatgatttctTAATGCTTCGTCTGTAAATTATGGTTTTATAAGAGTAATGTTTTCAAGACACTTAAGGCCcaggtatacttcactttccgcGCCCGGATGCGTCTCGCGCACAGTCGTGTCTAcgcatctttcaaagtatactcaacCACGGATGCGCGCGAGATCGACACATGCACAGTACAATTTTTTCTATACTCTTACCAGACATCGTGTCATCATCGGGACATTCGCTGGGCAGGAtcggagaagaaaaatagtgcatccaccattgcaacatagttcagaaGACACCAAGTGAACAAGAATCcaaaaacgatggagaaggATATGCTTCTAAGTTTactcgtcttgtttttgaatcgctcttttcacactcttcttcgacgactgcacactgtgctcagtactgtgcgtattgccacctagtggactcttctgtcctgcttgcGCATGCGCTATGTCATGTCATGTGGACGGTGCGCGAACGTGGACggccgaagtatac
The DNA window shown above is from Ctenopharyngodon idella isolate HZGC_01 chromosome 10, HZGC01, whole genome shotgun sequence and carries:
- the LOC127519934 gene encoding CD209 antigen-like protein E isoform X1, which gives rise to MSQPIYSNINTDGTREMERVKTNQTGSDSVKIRSSRAALVCLVLLCVLLLTAVIVLCVRIHTNSTNYTEETHQLLTTITNLTEERDQLITKINNHTEERVQLLTKITNLTEERDQLLNKDITLTNERDGLTKNNYQTKQRDQFNQERNELWKMLNEMDGFIYQSSFYYMSAEKKSWTDSRRHCTERGADLITINNREEQEFVKTISGNTGVWIGLTDSDVEGRWKWVDGSNMTSGLWMFGEPNGYGKENCVVLYPSGWYDYPCNDAFKCICVKNIFFKKRSN
- the LOC127519934 gene encoding C-type lectin domain family 4 member M-like isoform X2, translated to MSQPIYSNINTDGTREMERVKTNQTGSDSVKIRSSRAALVCLVLLCVLLLTAVIVLCVRIHTNSTNYTEETHQLLTTITNLTEERDQLITKINNHTEERVQLLTKITNLTEERDQLLNKDITLTNERDGLTKNNYQTKQRDQFNQERNELWKMLNEMDGFIYQSSFYYMSAEKKSWTDSRRHCTERGADLITINNREEQEFVKTISGNTGVWIGLTDSDVEGRWKWVDGSNMTSGKQH